In Magnetospirillum sp. XM-1, a single window of DNA contains:
- a CDS encoding nucleoside 2-deoxyribosyltransferase gives MTYKPKAYLAGPAVFHPAAKALLDYLVEMCGQHDLEGVAPFEPQADDLKLPPAELAAMIRHGNIERIRECDVVIACVSPFRGPGACPGTTWEMGYAEALGKPVIAWSEDMRPYKERVPHDRDEDGRLFCRQHGMVVEDFGLVENLMYAAQPAEVLSDLEAAFKRARQLAAAPRPAAG, from the coding sequence ATGACATACAAGCCCAAGGCCTATCTCGCCGGTCCGGCGGTGTTCCATCCTGCCGCCAAGGCCCTGCTCGACTATCTCGTCGAGATGTGCGGCCAGCATGACCTGGAGGGCGTGGCGCCGTTCGAGCCCCAGGCCGACGACCTGAAGCTGCCTCCGGCCGAACTGGCGGCAATGATCCGGCACGGCAATATCGAGCGGATCCGGGAGTGCGATGTGGTGATCGCCTGCGTCTCGCCGTTCCGCGGCCCCGGAGCCTGTCCCGGAACAACCTGGGAGATGGGCTACGCCGAGGCCCTGGGCAAGCCTGTAATCGCCTGGTCCGAGGACATGCGGCCCTACAAGGAACGCGTCCCCCACGACCGTGACGAGGACGGGCGCCTGTTCTGCCGCCAGCACGGCATGGTGGTCGAGGATTTCGGCCTGGTGGAGAACCTGATGTACGCCGCCCAGCCCGCCGAGGTGCTGTCCGATCTGGAGGCGGCGTTCAAGCGTGCGCGGCAACTGGCCGCTGCGCCTCGCCCAGCGGCAGGGTGA
- a CDS encoding ATP-binding protein: protein MASLGVAWRITGIYTAVGLSWIFLSSMAVWIGVGEPPGLASLLEMGKGCAFILVTAFMLLVLLRRWEGELNRRGEALIESNRELTELNTRLSGIMRGSQDLIAAWDRNKRLTAFNPRYQAVCWDFFERDVKVGMSAEEVFGHVPEKYRLFSECWDRTLAGESFVQLQSLDVDGDMAWFETSYGSLPGPDGLPSGGFHIVRDVTDRVRAEEDRRTHAEKLAKTVETLTEANSELERFAYVASHDLQEPLRTIACFAQLLERHYGQTLDDRGRQYVELVTSGAIRMHSLINDLLAYSRTTRSEGRIEIVSAESACQSALNNLREAIDSGGAEVIVEPLPEVSADSVMLIQIFQNLIGNAIKYRKTGIAPHIRVSAQRQERHWQFSVSDNGIGFDPSEQDVFELFRRLHPHSSYTGTGVGLAICKWIVNRLGGHIWVESTPGAGSTFRFTLPLGEAQRPVAAHA, encoded by the coding sequence GTGGCGTCGCTGGGGGTCGCGTGGCGCATTACCGGCATCTACACCGCCGTCGGACTGAGCTGGATCTTCCTGTCATCCATGGCCGTGTGGATCGGTGTGGGCGAGCCTCCGGGGCTGGCTTCCCTGCTGGAGATGGGCAAGGGCTGCGCCTTCATCCTGGTGACCGCCTTCATGCTGCTGGTGCTGCTGCGCCGCTGGGAAGGGGAGCTGAACCGGCGGGGAGAGGCCCTGATCGAAAGCAACCGCGAACTGACGGAGCTCAACACCCGGCTGTCCGGCATCATGCGGGGCTCCCAGGACCTGATCGCCGCCTGGGACCGCAACAAGCGGCTGACCGCCTTCAATCCCCGTTACCAGGCGGTCTGCTGGGACTTCTTCGAGCGCGACGTGAAGGTCGGCATGTCCGCCGAGGAGGTGTTCGGCCATGTCCCGGAAAAGTACCGTCTGTTTTCCGAATGCTGGGACCGCACCCTGGCGGGAGAATCCTTCGTCCAGTTGCAATCCCTGGACGTTGACGGCGACATGGCCTGGTTCGAGACCAGCTACGGCTCGCTTCCCGGCCCCGACGGCCTGCCGTCCGGGGGATTTCATATCGTGCGCGACGTCACCGACCGCGTCCGCGCCGAGGAAGACCGCCGCACCCACGCCGAGAAACTAGCCAAGACCGTGGAAACGCTGACCGAAGCCAATTCCGAGCTGGAGCGTTTCGCCTATGTCGCGTCCCATGACCTGCAGGAACCCCTGCGGACCATCGCCTGCTTCGCTCAATTGCTGGAGCGCCACTACGGCCAGACCCTGGACGACCGGGGTCGGCAATACGTCGAACTGGTCACCAGCGGCGCCATCCGCATGCACAGCCTGATCAACGATCTTCTGGCCTACTCCCGCACCACGCGAAGCGAAGGCCGGATCGAAATCGTCTCGGCGGAATCAGCCTGCCAGAGCGCCTTGAACAACCTGCGCGAAGCCATCGATTCCGGCGGGGCCGAGGTCATCGTGGAACCGCTGCCCGAGGTCAGCGCCGATTCGGTGATGCTGATCCAGATCTTCCAGAACCTGATCGGCAACGCCATCAAGTACCGCAAGACCGGGATCGCGCCGCACATCCGGGTTTCCGCCCAGCGCCAGGAGCGGCACTGGCAGTTCTCGGTCTCGGACAACGGCATCGGCTTCGACCCGTCGGAGCAGGATGTGTTCGAGCTGTTCCGACGCCTCCACCCCCATTCCAGCTACACGGGAACCGGAGTGGGCCTCGCCATCTGCAAATGGATCGTCAACCGCCTGGGCGGCCATATCTGGGTGGAATCCACCCCCGGCGCGGGCAGCACCTTCCGCTTCACCCTGCCGCTGGGCGAGGCGCAGCGGCCAGTTGCCGCGCACGCTTGA
- a CDS encoding phage tail protein, translating into MKKMTFSTLITGVSTLALAAILSGTGAKDAQACSGPEPYIGTVCFTAAQWCPNGYIPADGRQLTVQSNQALFSLIGYYYGGNNTSIFNVPDLRGRSPIGYNPSTINTGGTVISPNTYASLRGSETATLSTSNVAPHIHPATFTGTGGGGSGPMAASGPVTLPVTVSVPAQNISVSGSLKIGSSTAAGAQAISNGAVMTKAGGGQGAIYAPSTTTADTNIGPSQTFSGSTSAAPATGTVTGTVTLPVTGATGITGGTVSVGPNSNSATPFHIVPPQSVLTACIANEGLYPPRPN; encoded by the coding sequence ATGAAGAAAATGACCTTCTCCACCCTGATAACAGGCGTCTCGACCCTGGCTCTGGCCGCTATCCTTTCGGGCACCGGGGCGAAAGACGCCCAGGCCTGCAGCGGCCCGGAACCCTATATCGGCACGGTGTGCTTCACCGCCGCCCAGTGGTGCCCAAACGGCTATATCCCGGCGGACGGCCGACAGCTGACGGTCCAGAGCAATCAGGCGCTTTTCTCCCTGATCGGCTACTATTACGGGGGAAATAATACCTCGATTTTCAATGTTCCGGACCTGCGCGGGCGTTCGCCGATCGGCTACAACCCGTCAACGATCAACACCGGCGGCACCGTGATTAGCCCGAATACCTATGCCTCCCTGCGCGGTTCAGAGACCGCCACCCTGAGCACCAGCAATGTGGCGCCTCATATTCACCCCGCCACCTTCACCGGTACCGGCGGCGGCGGCAGCGGCCCCATGGCGGCATCAGGGCCCGTTACGCTGCCCGTGACGGTCAGTGTGCCGGCTCAAAACATCTCGGTCTCGGGCAGTTTGAAGATCGGCAGCTCCACCGCCGCTGGCGCGCAGGCCATCAGCAATGGCGCCGTGATGACCAAGGCGGGTGGCGGGCAAGGAGCGATCTATGCCCCCTCGACCACCACCGCCGACACGAATATCGGCCCCAGCCAAACCTTCTCCGGCAGCACCAGCGCCGCCCCGGCCACCGGCACCGTGACGGGGACCGTCACCCTGCCCGTGACGGGCGCGACCGGCATCACCGGAGGGACTGTGAGCGTGGGACCGAACTCAAACAGTGCCACGCCGTTCCACATCGTGCCGCCGCAATCCGTGCTGACGGCCTGCATCGCCAACGAGGGCCTCTACCCGCCGCGGCCCAACTGA